Proteins from a single region of Mesobacillus boroniphilus:
- a CDS encoding anti-sigma-F factor Fin family protein, translated as MAIHYHCRHCGTNMGSLDRMSVHSESLGLHKLTEEERQEMISYAGNGDIHIKSICEDCQEALERNPDFHQHDYLIH; from the coding sequence ATGGCTATACATTATCATTGCCGTCATTGCGGCACGAATATGGGCTCACTGGACAGGATGTCTGTCCACAGTGAAAGCCTTGGACTGCATAAGCTGACCGAGGAAGAGCGCCAGGAGATGATATCTTATGCAGGGAACGGTGACATCCATATAAAATCAATCTGTGAAGACTGTCAGGAAGCCTTGGAACGCAACCCAGACTTCCACCAGCATGACTACCTGATTCACTGA
- a CDS encoding 50S ribosomal protein L25/general stress protein Ctc has translation MSAVLKANERTSTQRSTLRKLRQEGNIPAVVYGRTTDSKSIYVDSIEFVKTIRENGRNGVISLDVGGSQHSVMLTDYQEDHIKNEILHADFLVVDKSSKVHASVRVNLVGEAAGVKDGGVLQQPIHEVNITATPSNIPEAIDVDVTNLQVNENLTLADIKTGNYEINDDENTVVVSILPPKVEEEINSGEEQEPGEPENEEGRETEASEE, from the coding sequence ATGAGTGCAGTATTGAAAGCAAATGAGCGCACAAGTACTCAACGTTCTACCTTGAGGAAGTTACGCCAGGAGGGCAACATTCCGGCAGTGGTTTATGGAAGGACTACTGATAGTAAGTCCATTTATGTGGACAGCATCGAGTTTGTGAAGACCATCCGCGAAAATGGCCGAAATGGTGTCATTTCACTTGATGTGGGCGGAAGTCAGCATAGTGTCATGCTGACGGATTACCAGGAAGACCATATCAAGAATGAAATTCTCCATGCTGACTTCCTTGTTGTCGATAAAAGCTCCAAGGTACATGCGAGCGTCAGGGTGAACCTTGTTGGTGAGGCCGCAGGTGTCAAGGATGGTGGAGTCCTTCAGCAGCCTATCCACGAAGTGAACATCACAGCGACTCCAAGCAACATCCCTGAGGCCATTGATGTGGATGTCACAAACCTGCAAGTTAATGAAAACTTGACACTAGCTGATATCAAAACAGGAAATTACGAAATTAATGATGACGAAAACACGGTAGTCGTTTCAATCCTTCCTCCTAAAGTGGAAGAAGAAATTAACTCCGGAGAAGAGCAAGAACCAGGAGAGCCTGAAAATGAAGAAGGAAGAGAAACGGAAGCGAGCGAAGAATAA
- the pth gene encoding aminoacyl-tRNA hydrolase, translated as MKLFVGLGNPGRQYDKTRHNIGFEVIDELSRRWNIPLDQAKHKGLYGKGFVGGEKVILLKPLTYMNLSGESIRAVMDFYDIDLEDLVVIYDDLDMPTGRIRLRQKGSAGGHNGIKSTIAHTGTQEFKRIRVGISRPTNGMAITDWVLGRFTSEENEQMVEAVMKSSDACEEWIKKPFLEVMNTFNQ; from the coding sequence GTGAAGTTATTTGTTGGACTTGGGAATCCAGGAAGGCAATATGATAAAACAAGGCACAATATCGGCTTTGAAGTCATTGATGAGTTATCAAGACGCTGGAATATCCCATTGGATCAGGCAAAGCATAAAGGCTTATACGGAAAGGGATTTGTTGGTGGTGAAAAGGTCATCTTGCTTAAGCCTTTAACCTATATGAACCTCTCTGGTGAGTCAATCAGGGCGGTTATGGATTTTTATGATATTGATCTGGAAGATTTAGTCGTGATATATGACGATCTTGATATGCCGACTGGCAGAATCAGATTGCGCCAAAAAGGCAGCGCCGGCGGCCATAATGGGATTAAATCGACGATTGCCCATACTGGAACACAGGAATTCAAGAGAATCAGGGTAGGCATTAGCCGCCCGACAAATGGTATGGCCATTACGGATTGGGTACTTGGCCGTTTTACCTCGGAAGAAAATGAACAGATGGTCGAGGCTGTAATGAAATCTTCAGATGCTTGTGAAGAATGGATTAAAAAGCCGTTCTTAGAAGTAATGAATACATTTAATCAATAG